The Blattabacterium sp. (Blatta orientalis) str. Tarazona genome contains the following window.
GAAGAAAGGATTTGTCCTTTTTCATCAATAATACAAGATACTCCTGTATTGGCAGACCGAGCAATATATTTTCTATTTTCAATGGCTCTAAGACGTGCATAATACAGGTGTTGCTTATGACCTTGTGAAAAACCCCACCAACCATCATTAGTAATGATGATCATAAATTCTGCATTTTTTTTGAAAAATTCAGAAACATATTCTCCAAATATAGATTCATAGCAAATAATAGGAGCTACCTTGATTCCTAAATCAGGATGTATAAACACAATAGGCTCCTTCTGTTTTCCATGTTCCATGACCGCCCCTCCAAAATTAAGCAAGATATTTCCTAATATGGGAAAAAGAATTCTTTTGTAAGGAAAAGTTTCTACAGCCGGAACCAATTTAGATTTGTGATGAATCTCAATATTGTCATCAGATGTTCCTATTTGTATTACAGAATTGAAGATATCCAACCATTGGATCTTTTTTTCCTTTTCCATAAAGATTGGAGTGGATGTTTTGCTACTATTTTCATAGTATAAAGCATATAATTCTATACCTGTAATAAATACAGTTTTTTGATATTTTTTTTTTAGATGATTTCTAAATATAGAAATTAAGCTATCTTTAGCTAGATGATCCATAGAAATTTTACGACCATATCCAGGCAATACCGTTTCAGGGGCTATAATAAAATTTTTATTCCCAGAAAGAATTTTTTTATCTATCAATTTTTTCAATTTTCTGATCAATTTTTTCGTTGAAATTTTATATTTTTGGTGATATGGATCAATATTTGGTTGTAAAATAAAAACATCTGCAGTCTGATCTTTCCCCTTCCATTCCTCACATTTAAAATATAAATAATTTGAAATAAAAATAAGGAAAAATATTTTTCCTACATTAATAAAAATATTTTTATATAAAGTGAGTTTATTATCATCTTTTTGATATTCAGTAATCGATTTAATGAGTCCTATATTGACACTCCATATCCATAGAGTTCCTCCTAAAATTCCAGTATATTCATACCATTGAATCCATTCTGGATAATTAGAAAAACCATTTCCTAGATTCAACCAAGGCCAAGAAAACTCCCATTCTAAGTGCATTTTTTCAAAAGATATCCATATGCAAACTAAGAAGAGATATCCTATATTTTGATCTTCAACATTTTTTTTTACATACGAATAAATTGCAAATACAATAGACATAAAAAAAGCATTAAGCATAACAGGAATCAAATAGGCCTCTATTATAGCAAAATCTCCATTAGGTTTTTTTGCATAAGATAACCACCATGTAGAAAGAGCGTTCCATGTAAAAAAAGTAAGAAAGGACCATAAAAAAATTTTTTTGAAAGAATAATGACTAAAGGATTCTTCTATATATAATAGAGGAACAAAAGCGATGAATAAACACAAAGGATTCCCATATGTAGGCCATCCTAATCCTAATAAAAATCCTGAAAGAATACTACAGAAAAAAAATTGTATTTTTTGTTGTTTGTGAAAAAACAGAACTCACAATACAATTCAAAAATTGATCAGATGAAAAGTGGAGCTGACGGGATTCGAACCCGCGTCCAAACAAGTACGAAAAAGGGGTTCTACATATTTATCCAAAGTCTATTTTTTTTAGATTAGAATCGTTCTTTGGATTCCTCATCTAATCCTAGATTCAAAATTTAATTGGAAAACTTAAGAATCATCCGCTTTCTTATCCTTATATTTTGAGTATCTCTATATCAGAAACTATAAGGAGGATTTCTGAGAGATATTTTGCTTCTGTTTCTTACAGATTAAGCTCTAATGATTTCATTAAGCAGCAAAAGCGTATTGTTTTTCGCCATTTATATTTGTAACGCGGTATTTACGTGTAACGCCTTACGTAACACGATATGCATTCCTTTATCAGTAATCTTGCTGTCTATTCCAAAATCAGCCCCTAATAATTAATGCTACTAAGATAAACAAATTTTATTAAAAATTATTTCATGATTAAATGCTATTTATAATAAACTCGTTTGATTTGAAACGTCTAATCGAATAAAAATAAATAATAAAACGGTGAAAGACCAAAGAGAAGATCCACCGTAACTGAAAAAAGGTAAAACAATCCCTATTGTTGGAAATAACCCCATGACCATCCCTAAATTGATAAGGATGTGTATGAAAAGAATATTTCCTACTGAATATCCAAAAATTCTTCCAAAAGGATCTTTTTGTCTTTCAGA
Protein-coding sequences here:
- the lnt gene encoding apolipoprotein N-acyltransferase, with the protein product MFFHKQQKIQFFFCSILSGFLLGLGWPTYGNPLCLFIAFVPLLYIEESFSHYSFKKIFLWSFLTFFTWNALSTWWLSYAKKPNGDFAIIEAYLIPVMLNAFFMSIVFAIYSYVKKNVEDQNIGYLFLVCIWISFEKMHLEWEFSWPWLNLGNGFSNYPEWIQWYEYTGILGGTLWIWSVNIGLIKSITEYQKDDNKLTLYKNIFINVGKIFFLIFISNYLYFKCEEWKGKDQTADVFILQPNIDPYHQKYKISTKKLIRKLKKLIDKKILSGNKNFIIAPETVLPGYGRKISMDHLAKDSLISIFRNHLKKKYQKTVFITGIELYALYYENSSKTSTPIFMEKEKKIQWLDIFNSVIQIGTSDDNIEIHHKSKLVPAVETFPYKRILFPILGNILLNFGGAVMEHGKQKEPIVFIHPDLGIKVAPIICYESIFGEYVSEFFKKNAEFMIIITNDGWWGFSQGHKQHLYYARLRAIENRKYIARSANTGVSCIIDEKGQILSSIPYGRDGVLSSKIRLNRKKTFYIKYGDYFAKISIITSIIIFIYTIIYRMYIRKLILKSG